From the genome of Phalacrocorax aristotelis chromosome 15, bGulAri2.1, whole genome shotgun sequence, one region includes:
- the FAM222A gene encoding protein FAM222A, producing MLACLQRTQNPPAQHLACPNKALEPRKCETAAPMHSPRYPSPAELDAYAQKVANSPLTIKIFPTNIRVPQHKHLNRTVNGYDTTGQRYSPYPLHASGYQGLLAIVKASGKSVVKNSEGKRTKLSPAQVGVAPYPASSTLAQGPSCAGQLSYHGAQKQLEGPVPPNVTVAASVLPLAGRSLALPPSNLPSIQSIIYQINQQCQAQGAQPGCPAVVATNPSPAKHGAFPGAAAYTGAVLPECRKGAELALGSNPAVALGPKAGVYPEGMDYLVWQQKQQQQHLRMYSGGSGGGGALSKSPETCAGASRPYALGSAAEKVSSSPLNCMHGNFSVGQYFAPPWNSILVTPNSDCYNPPELGAGPRELGVPPTEGLPSKTLCNTSILSSSLQSLEYLINDIHPPCIKEQMLGKGYETVSVPRLLDHQHAHIRLPVYR from the exons ATGCTGGCCTGCCTGCAGAGGACCCAGaaccccccagcccagcacctcGCCTGCCCCAACAAAGCGCTGGAGCCACGCAAGT GTGAGACAGCAGCACCCATGCATTCCCCGCGCTACCCCAGCCCCGCTGAGCTGGACGCCTACGCACAGAAGGTGGCCAACAGCCCGCTGACCATCAAGATCTTCCCCACCAACATCAGGGTCCCCCAGCACAAGCACCTTAACCGGACGGTCAATGGCTACGACACCACGGGGCAGCGCTACAGCCCCTACCCCCTGCATGCCAGTGGCTACCAGGGTCTCCTGGCCATTGTCAAAGCCTCCGGTAAAAGCGTGGTGAAGAACTCGGAGGGGAAGCGGACTAAGCTGTCACCCGCCCAGGTCGGCGTCGCTCCCTACCCTGCGTCAAGCACTTTAGCTCAAGGTCCCTCCTGCGCCGGGCAGCTGAGCTACCACGGCGCCCAGAAGCAGCTGGAGGGTCCCGTGCCCCCCAACGTGACGGTGGCAGCCTCTGTGCTGCCGCTGGCGGGCAGGAGCCTGGCCCTGCCGCCGTCCAACCTGCCCTCCATCCAGAGCATCATCTACCAGATCAATCAGCAGTGCCAGGCGCAGGGTGCCCAGCCGGGCTGCCCGGCCGTCGTGGCCACCAACCCCAGCCCGGCCAAGCACGGCGCCTTCCCCGGTGCCGCCGCGTATACCGGCGCTGTCCTGCCGGAGTGCCGCAAGGGTGCCGAGCTGGCGCTGGGCTCCAACCCGGCTGTGGCCCTGGGACCCAAGGCGGGCGTCTACCCTGAGGGCATGGACTACCTGGtctggcagcagaagcagcagcagcaacacctGCGAATGTACAgcgggggcagcggcggcgggggggcccTCAGCAAGTCCCCTGAGACGTGTGCAGGTGCCTCACGCCCTTACGCCCTGGGCAGCGCGGCCGAGAAAGTGAGCTCGTCCCCCTTGAACTGCATGCATGGCAACTTCTCGGTGGGGCAGTACTTCGCCCCTCCCTGGAACAGCATCTTGGTGACCCCCAACAGCGACTGTTACAACCCACCGGAGctgggggccgggccccgcgaGCTGGGGGTGCCCCCCACTGAGGGGCTCCCCAGCAAGACGCTCTGCAATACCTCcatcctcagcagcagcctccagtCCCTGGAGTATCTCATCAATGACATCCACCCACCCTGCATCAAGGAGCAGATGCTGGGCAAGGGCTACGAGACCGTCTCTGTGCCAAGGCTCTTGGACCACCAGCATGCCCACATCCGCCTGCCCGTCTACAGATAA